The following proteins are encoded in a genomic region of Sorangiineae bacterium MSr12523:
- the gyrB gene encoding DNA topoisomerase (ATP-hydrolyzing) subunit B translates to MIETPPESPQTVSSGSADANPASRTPNDAPASTAAAPASTSTYGSENITVLEGLEAVRKRPGMYIGDVHDGSGLHHLVWEAVDNAVDEHLGGFCTKMVVTIHFDGSVTVDDNGRGIPTGIMKDRGVSAAEVVMTVLHAGGKFDHSSYKVSAGLHGVGVSAVNAVSEWLKMEIKREGHVHLQEFRRGAPVAPLAVIGDTDKTGTKITFKPDAEIFTTTEFSYDILASRLRELSFLNAGFVIELSDERDPGGGNIAATEGKVRREIFQYDGGIREFVELLNKTKEPVHDKVVYINAEQPNEEGNPIGVEVALQWNSSYAEQIYCYTNNVHNKDGGTHLTGLRGSLTRVFNAYGTAQNLFKDVKNGLSGEDIREGLTAVISVKHPDPSFDSQTKSKLVSSEVKGITEAVIGEKLGQFFEENPSTARKILEKAILAAKAREAARKAREVVRKGSMDITSLSGKLADCQSRNPEIAELYIVEGDSAGGSAKQGRDRKFQAVLPLRGKILNVERARLDKMISSEQIGTLITALGCGIGSPESGGSFDVEKLRYHQVVLMTDADVDGSHIRTLLLTFFYRHMPEIIEKGYLYIAQPPLYRVRRGKKDTYLKDQPALDRYFLEHGVRDLAVRSSRGLTITGEPLLRLAERLRFFRRALSKIDRRADARLVAAALRAGGLGKNEIRDKAKVEAGIPKIRALLEKKYPDIFPLTIEVTWEVEHGAARIEITPRPGSAARQTMIDWNLVESAEYEELYAIEQDVRSLGPAPYFVKDLAKRGASEGEEGSEEAAAEEATAAKGEIEIEDADALWEYLDGRGRKGIQLQRYKGLGEMNAEQLWETTLDPNARVMLQVRLDDAVQTDQIFSILMGDQVEPRREFIEDNALNVKNLDI, encoded by the coding sequence ATGATCGAAACGCCCCCTGAATCCCCGCAGACGGTCTCTTCGGGATCCGCAGACGCCAACCCCGCTTCCCGCACGCCCAACGACGCTCCGGCGAGCACCGCCGCCGCTCCTGCATCGACGTCCACGTACGGCAGCGAAAATATCACAGTACTGGAAGGGCTGGAGGCTGTTCGCAAGCGCCCCGGCATGTACATCGGCGACGTGCACGATGGTTCCGGGTTGCACCACCTCGTGTGGGAAGCCGTCGACAATGCCGTCGACGAACACCTGGGTGGCTTCTGCACCAAGATGGTCGTGACCATCCACTTCGATGGTTCCGTCACGGTCGACGACAACGGGCGCGGCATCCCCACCGGCATCATGAAAGACCGCGGCGTCAGCGCGGCCGAGGTCGTGATGACCGTTCTGCACGCCGGCGGCAAGTTCGACCACTCGAGCTACAAGGTCTCCGCAGGCCTACACGGCGTCGGCGTCAGCGCCGTCAACGCCGTGAGCGAATGGCTCAAGATGGAGATCAAGCGCGAAGGCCACGTGCACCTGCAGGAATTCCGCCGTGGAGCCCCGGTCGCACCGCTGGCCGTCATCGGTGACACCGACAAAACGGGCACGAAGATCACCTTCAAGCCGGACGCGGAAATCTTCACCACGACCGAGTTCAGCTACGACATCCTCGCCAGCCGCCTGCGCGAGTTGTCCTTCCTCAACGCCGGCTTCGTCATCGAGCTGAGCGACGAGCGCGATCCCGGCGGCGGCAACATCGCCGCGACCGAAGGCAAAGTCCGGCGCGAGATCTTCCAGTACGACGGCGGCATCCGCGAGTTCGTCGAGCTCCTCAACAAGACCAAGGAGCCGGTGCACGACAAGGTCGTGTACATCAACGCCGAGCAGCCCAACGAAGAGGGCAACCCCATCGGGGTCGAGGTCGCGTTGCAGTGGAACTCGAGCTACGCCGAGCAAATCTACTGCTACACGAACAACGTCCACAACAAGGACGGTGGCACGCACCTCACGGGGTTGCGCGGCTCGCTCACGCGCGTGTTCAACGCTTACGGCACGGCGCAAAATCTCTTCAAGGACGTGAAGAACGGCCTCTCGGGGGAGGACATCCGCGAGGGCCTCACGGCAGTCATCAGCGTCAAGCACCCCGATCCGTCGTTCGATTCGCAGACCAAGTCCAAGCTCGTTTCGAGCGAGGTCAAAGGCATCACCGAGGCCGTCATCGGCGAGAAACTCGGGCAATTCTTCGAGGAAAACCCCTCCACGGCGCGCAAAATCCTGGAGAAGGCCATCCTGGCCGCCAAGGCGCGTGAGGCTGCCCGCAAGGCGCGCGAGGTCGTGCGCAAGGGCTCGATGGACATCACGAGCCTCTCGGGCAAGCTGGCCGACTGCCAGTCGCGCAACCCGGAGATCGCCGAGCTGTACATCGTCGAGGGAGATAGCGCCGGTGGCTCTGCGAAGCAGGGCCGCGACCGCAAGTTCCAAGCGGTGTTGCCGTTGCGCGGAAAGATCCTCAACGTGGAGCGCGCGCGCCTGGACAAGATGATCTCGTCCGAGCAAATCGGCACGCTGATCACGGCGCTGGGATGCGGCATTGGTTCGCCGGAGAGCGGCGGGTCGTTCGACGTGGAGAAGCTGCGTTACCACCAGGTCGTGCTGATGACCGACGCCGACGTCGACGGCAGCCACATTCGAACCTTGCTCCTCACCTTCTTCTACCGGCACATGCCGGAGATCATCGAGAAGGGCTACCTCTACATCGCGCAGCCGCCGCTCTACCGCGTGCGCCGCGGCAAGAAGGACACGTACCTCAAGGACCAGCCGGCGCTCGATCGGTACTTCCTCGAGCACGGCGTGCGCGATCTCGCGGTGCGCTCCTCGCGCGGTCTCACCATCACGGGCGAGCCGCTCTTGCGACTGGCCGAGCGGCTTCGCTTCTTCCGTCGCGCGCTGTCGAAGATCGATCGACGCGCGGATGCGCGCCTCGTGGCGGCGGCGCTGCGGGCCGGCGGCCTCGGAAAGAACGAGATCCGCGACAAGGCCAAGGTGGAGGCGGGCATCCCCAAGATCCGCGCGCTGCTCGAGAAGAAGTACCCCGACATTTTCCCGCTGACCATCGAGGTCACGTGGGAGGTGGAGCACGGTGCGGCACGCATCGAGATCACGCCGCGTCCGGGTTCGGCTGCGCGTCAGACGATGATCGACTGGAACCTGGTCGAGTCCGCGGAGTACGAAGAGCTCTACGCCATCGAGCAGGATGTCCGCTCGCTGGGGCCGGCACCGTACTTCGTGAAAGACCTGGCCAAGCGCGGCGCCAGCGAAGGCGAAGAAGGCTCCGAGGAAGCCGCCGCCGAGGAGGCCACGGCTGCGAAGGGCGAAATCGAAATCGAGGACGCCGACGCGCTCTGGGAGTACCTCGATGGGCGCGGGCGCAAGGGCATCCAGCTGCAGCGCTACAAAGGTCTGGGCGAGATGAACGCGGAGCAGCTGTGGGAGACCACGCTGGATCCGAATGCGCGCGTCATGCTCCAAGTCCGCTTGGACGACGCCGTGCAGACCGATCAGATCTTCAGCATCCTCATGGGCGATCAAGTCGAGCCGCGCCGCGAGTTCATCGAGGACAACGCGCTCAACGTGAAGAATTTGGACATCTGA
- the recF gene encoding DNA replication and repair protein RecF (All proteins in this family for which functions are known are DNA-binding proteins that assist the filamentation of RecA onto DNA for the initiation of recombination or recombinational repair.), with amino-acid sequence MKSLHIEEISVRHFRNLARVDLRPSPRFNVVYGDNGQGKTNLLEAIYLAATSRSFRTVKPGESVEHGADTASVRTVLSEGELRREQTVGLRAGQRLLKIDGKRPATAAEYAIRTPAVLFHPGDLSLSMGAGSERRRLLDRVALYLLPASLGETLSYARAVRERQRALEMRGTEARDLEQWEELVVRHGLAVMAARRLAAADLAASMSIAFTRIAAPDLVLSVEYAPSAPDDAEAYRRELERNRRVDLKRRGASIGPHRDDLALGLQGHRMRGTASQGQHRAVVLALKAAEMDVIGGARGVRPILLLDDVSSELDRERTASLFSFLREQQGQVFLTTTRRELIETEKLPDAATRERLDFAVSKGVISPSDEAS; translated from the coding sequence TTGAAATCGCTGCACATCGAAGAGATCTCCGTTCGCCACTTCCGCAACCTGGCGCGCGTGGATCTCCGGCCGAGCCCGCGCTTCAACGTCGTTTACGGGGACAATGGCCAGGGGAAGACGAACCTCCTCGAGGCCATCTACCTCGCCGCGACCTCGCGCAGCTTCCGCACGGTGAAGCCAGGTGAATCGGTCGAGCACGGCGCTGACACCGCAAGCGTGCGCACCGTGCTCTCCGAGGGTGAGCTCCGCCGCGAGCAAACCGTGGGCCTTCGCGCGGGCCAACGCCTGCTCAAGATCGACGGCAAGCGCCCCGCCACCGCCGCGGAGTACGCGATTCGAACGCCCGCGGTGCTGTTTCATCCGGGCGATCTCTCGCTCTCCATGGGCGCGGGCAGCGAGCGCCGTCGCCTGCTCGATCGGGTTGCGTTGTACCTCTTGCCGGCGTCCCTCGGAGAGACGCTGTCCTACGCGCGTGCGGTGCGCGAACGACAACGAGCCCTGGAGATGCGCGGCACCGAAGCGCGCGATCTCGAACAGTGGGAAGAGCTGGTGGTTCGCCATGGGCTCGCGGTCATGGCGGCACGCCGTCTTGCCGCCGCGGATCTCGCCGCGTCGATGTCCATTGCGTTCACCCGCATCGCCGCACCCGATCTGGTGCTCAGCGTGGAGTACGCACCCTCGGCGCCCGACGATGCCGAAGCGTACCGGCGCGAACTCGAACGAAACCGGCGCGTCGATCTGAAACGCCGCGGCGCGAGCATCGGACCGCACCGCGACGATCTCGCGCTGGGCCTTCAAGGCCATCGCATGCGCGGCACCGCCTCGCAGGGGCAACACCGCGCCGTCGTCCTCGCGCTCAAAGCCGCCGAGATGGATGTCATCGGTGGCGCCCGGGGCGTTCGCCCCATCCTGCTGCTCGACGACGTCTCGAGCGAGCTGGATCGCGAGCGCACCGCGTCGCTGTTTTCCTTTTTGCGCGAGCAGCAGGGTCAGGTGTTTCTCACGACGACACGTCGCGAGCTCATCGAGACCGAAAAATTACCGGACGCCGCGACCCGAGAACGTCTCGACTTCGCCGTTTCGAAGGGGGTGATTTCACCCTCCGATGAAGCATCCTAA
- the dnaN gene encoding DNA polymerase III subunit beta yields MELTVTKKDLLKLVTRMQGVAERKSTMPVLSNVLLAVEGPNSLRLAATDLYLAIAGKVAAEVSKGGSVAVPAKDLLERVKMMPDGPIRIASEDNATTTLKATGSARRYTLRGMPGEDFPPLPVPAEGAPTLAIEVDVLRELIQKTYFSISGDETRAHLNSALFEWDGDVVRMVTTDGHRLSKMEVKVEGRQASATMLIPLKAILELRRLCDEIVPEQGKDGRAQIQITQSGSSAFFQGGGSTFSVKLVDAQFPPYSQVIPQNSDKKVRVPRGQFADALRAVSIAASERTGGVKLGISGGVMRITSESPESGDGFDEIPVDYAGADITIGFNAKYFLDVLGSLQEDDIILGLSGELDPAVVRPASERNFLAVVMPMRI; encoded by the coding sequence ATGGAACTCACGGTAACCAAGAAAGACCTGCTGAAGCTCGTCACGAGGATGCAGGGTGTTGCGGAGCGTAAGAGCACCATGCCCGTGCTCTCTAATGTCCTGCTTGCGGTGGAGGGGCCAAATTCTCTGCGACTCGCGGCGACGGATTTGTACCTGGCCATCGCAGGAAAGGTCGCGGCGGAGGTCAGCAAGGGCGGAAGCGTCGCGGTTCCAGCGAAGGACTTGCTCGAACGCGTGAAGATGATGCCCGACGGCCCCATCCGCATCGCCTCCGAGGACAACGCCACGACCACGTTGAAGGCCACGGGAAGCGCCCGTCGGTACACCCTGCGTGGAATGCCCGGGGAAGACTTCCCTCCCCTCCCCGTCCCCGCCGAGGGCGCGCCCACCTTGGCCATCGAGGTCGACGTCCTGCGCGAGCTCATTCAAAAGACGTACTTCTCCATCTCGGGCGACGAAACCCGGGCCCACCTCAACTCCGCGTTGTTCGAGTGGGATGGAGACGTGGTGCGCATGGTCACCACCGATGGCCACCGCCTCTCCAAGATGGAGGTGAAGGTCGAGGGTCGCCAGGCCTCCGCCACGATGCTCATCCCGCTCAAGGCCATCCTCGAGCTGCGCCGTCTCTGCGACGAGATCGTGCCCGAGCAAGGCAAGGATGGTCGGGCGCAGATCCAAATCACGCAGAGCGGCTCCAGCGCCTTCTTCCAAGGCGGAGGGAGCACCTTCAGCGTCAAGCTCGTGGACGCGCAGTTCCCGCCGTACTCCCAGGTCATCCCGCAGAACTCGGACAAGAAGGTCCGCGTGCCCCGCGGGCAATTCGCCGATGCCCTCCGCGCCGTGTCGATTGCGGCCAGCGAGCGCACGGGCGGCGTGAAGCTCGGCATCAGCGGCGGCGTGATGCGCATCACCAGCGAATCGCCCGAGAGCGGCGACGGCTTCGACGAGATCCCGGTGGACTACGCCGGGGCCGACATCACCATCGGTTTCAACGCGAAGTACTTCCTCGACGTCCTCGGTTCGTTGCAGGAAGACGACATCATCCTGGGCCTCAGCGGCGAGCTCGATCCCGCCGTCGTGCGCCCGGCCAGCGAGCGCAACTTCCTCGCGGTCGTCATGCCGATGCGCATTTGA
- a CDS encoding tetratricopeptide repeat protein → MNPTCDRGFDANDVAEALREEGNPDIPDFSQHLKACLMCQQNVHVIRTAREAWRSAALVDDARARNASERRLVRAWRTPRPAFGWRSALIGAAIASVIVLRFGPRWPEVHAPVTVPVASVVPSASVTTPPVIAPAPPASARAPSFMVMRDCPACARSGMAANSTLDAPAEVPRGASLMLSWAMPGESEPASSLEVTGPARVAPLMAREKGESPALQIDRGNAEVHTYGESEIVSPHATMHTLPKISSSWHFEVTPTRTNIVVDAGWVAVGAVERKAPSIHLLAGQSAEVRSGGEIILAPRSAPSESSRPAPAPPKVEAPKSDKVEPPAPSPSAASAPAEADTDASLWQSVQTALHAGDRAVAETKARSLMLSGRSANYRDKASFVVGELELSRGDVAGAQGRLSSLASTTRDPALAADATFLLARSYKDPLERARVWGRFIASGPASPYREQAMLERGRALADAGDMDGAREIVAALKKVDPLPAIVARGLAALEARTAR, encoded by the coding sequence ATGAATCCCACGTGCGATCGAGGCTTCGACGCCAACGACGTGGCGGAGGCATTGCGCGAAGAGGGGAACCCGGACATCCCCGACTTTTCGCAACACTTGAAAGCTTGTCTTATGTGCCAGCAAAACGTTCACGTCATTCGAACGGCCCGCGAGGCGTGGCGTTCCGCAGCCTTGGTGGACGACGCGCGGGCGCGAAACGCCAGCGAGCGGCGCCTCGTGCGAGCGTGGCGCACTCCGCGACCGGCCTTCGGTTGGCGAAGTGCACTCATCGGCGCCGCCATTGCCTCGGTGATTGTCCTGCGCTTCGGCCCGCGCTGGCCCGAAGTGCACGCGCCGGTCACCGTGCCGGTGGCGAGCGTAGTGCCATCGGCATCGGTGACAACTCCGCCCGTCATCGCACCGGCACCGCCGGCATCGGCCCGCGCTCCGTCGTTCATGGTCATGCGCGACTGCCCGGCGTGCGCGCGTTCCGGCATGGCCGCCAACAGCACCCTCGATGCACCGGCGGAGGTTCCGCGCGGAGCGAGCCTCATGCTGAGCTGGGCAATGCCCGGTGAAAGCGAGCCCGCATCGTCGCTCGAGGTCACCGGTCCCGCACGCGTCGCTCCCCTCATGGCCCGCGAAAAGGGCGAAAGCCCCGCATTGCAAATCGATCGCGGCAACGCCGAAGTGCACACCTACGGCGAAAGCGAGATCGTGAGCCCCCACGCGACGATGCACACGCTGCCGAAAATCTCGTCATCGTGGCACTTCGAGGTGACCCCCACGCGCACGAACATCGTGGTGGACGCCGGCTGGGTTGCCGTGGGCGCCGTCGAGCGCAAGGCACCATCGATTCATTTGCTCGCGGGTCAATCGGCGGAGGTTCGCTCGGGCGGCGAGATCATCCTCGCCCCGCGCTCGGCACCTTCGGAGAGCTCCCGGCCCGCGCCCGCGCCGCCAAAGGTGGAAGCCCCCAAGTCGGACAAGGTGGAACCGCCCGCGCCTTCGCCATCCGCAGCATCGGCCCCCGCCGAAGCCGACACCGATGCCTCGCTCTGGCAATCCGTGCAGACCGCGTTGCACGCAGGCGATCGCGCGGTCGCGGAAACGAAGGCGCGCTCGCTCATGCTGTCGGGTCGATCCGCGAACTACCGCGACAAGGCCAGCTTCGTCGTAGGTGAACTCGAGCTCTCGCGCGGCGATGTGGCGGGTGCACAAGGCCGTCTCTCGTCGCTGGCCTCCACCACGCGCGATCCCGCACTGGCCGCCGACGCCACGTTCTTGCTTGCGCGAAGCTACAAGGACCCTCTGGAACGCGCCCGCGTGTGGGGGCGTTTCATCGCCTCGGGTCCCGCGTCGCCCTACCGCGAGCAAGCCATGCTCGAGCGGGGGCGCGCACTCGCCGATGCAGGCGACATGGACGGCGCCCGCGAGATCGTTGCCGCGCTGAAAAAGGTCGATCCGCTTCCCGCCATCGTGGCGCGCGGCCTCGCTGCCCTCGAAGCACGCACGGCCCGCTGA
- a CDS encoding RNA polymerase sigma factor, which yields MGRLVDLAITMLGDDAERGEAGLCEPPMAWPDLVSLVRAQMRSLVGPTPELEDLTQSALERIVRAIDRFEGRSEFSTYTYRICARQAMNHWRWSTRWRRWFSLGDAPEEAEDPGPTNPAAITLERERSRSLHRALDRLSAPKRAAIVLCDLEELPTARVAEILECPEPTVRSRLRHARLELSSLLSKDPCFRGEAP from the coding sequence ATGGGCCGCCTGGTAGATCTCGCGATCACGATGCTGGGGGACGACGCCGAGCGCGGCGAAGCAGGTCTCTGCGAGCCGCCGATGGCGTGGCCCGATTTGGTCTCGCTGGTGCGGGCGCAGATGCGCAGCCTCGTGGGCCCGACGCCCGAGCTCGAGGACCTCACGCAATCCGCCCTGGAGCGGATTGTCCGCGCCATCGACCGCTTCGAAGGGCGCTCCGAATTTTCGACCTACACGTACCGCATCTGCGCGCGCCAAGCGATGAACCACTGGCGCTGGTCCACGCGTTGGCGGCGATGGTTCTCGCTGGGGGACGCGCCCGAGGAGGCCGAAGATCCCGGACCTACGAACCCCGCCGCCATCACCCTGGAGCGCGAGCGCTCGCGCAGCCTGCACCGCGCGCTCGATCGACTCAGCGCCCCAAAACGTGCCGCCATCGTGCTGTGCGATCTCGAAGAGCTGCCCACCGCGCGTGTGGCGGAGATCCTCGAGTGCCCCGAGCCCACGGTGCGTTCGCGCTTGCGCCATGCGCGCCTCGAGCTCTCCTCGCTTTTGTCCAAGGACCCCTGCTTTCGCGGAGAGGCGCCATGA